A genome region from Haloimpatiens massiliensis includes the following:
- a CDS encoding NADP-dependent isocitrate dehydrogenase, whose amino-acid sequence MLSEKIQMKVPLVEMNGDEMTRVLWKMIKDILISPYVNLKTQCYDLQIKKRDETDDKITIEAAEAIKKYGVGVKCATITPNAARVEEYKLKKMWKSPNGTIRSILDGTVFREPIIVNTIHPYVSTWKKPIVIARHAYGDIYKNVEYKVEEPGKAEMVFTNSEGKEISRQTIHEFKGNGVLMAMHNVNKSIESFARACFNYALDKKIDLWFSTKDTISKTYDANFKAIFDRIYETTYKERFKKAGIVYFYTLIDDVVARIVKSQGGMLWACKNYDGDVMSDLVATAFGSLAMMKSVLVSPDGYFEYEAAHGTVQKHYYKYLKGEKTSTNPMATIFAWTGALRKRGELDEIEELVAFSDKLERACIETIDKGIITKDLALLSETTDKNIVNSEEWLHLAAKQLESLL is encoded by the coding sequence ATGTTAAGTGAAAAAATCCAAATGAAAGTTCCTTTAGTAGAGATGAATGGAGATGAAATGACTCGTGTTTTATGGAAGATGATTAAGGATATACTTATTTCTCCATATGTAAATTTAAAGACTCAGTGTTACGATCTTCAAATTAAAAAAAGAGATGAAACAGATGATAAAATTACTATTGAGGCTGCTGAGGCAATTAAAAAGTACGGTGTAGGTGTAAAATGTGCAACTATTACTCCAAATGCGGCTAGGGTGGAGGAATATAAATTAAAGAAGATGTGGAAAAGTCCTAACGGTACAATTAGATCTATTTTAGATGGAACTGTTTTTAGGGAACCTATAATAGTTAATACTATTCATCCTTATGTAAGTACATGGAAAAAACCTATTGTAATCGCTAGACATGCATATGGTGATATCTATAAAAATGTAGAATATAAAGTTGAAGAACCGGGAAAGGCTGAAATGGTGTTCACTAATAGTGAAGGAAAGGAAATTTCCAGACAAACTATTCATGAGTTCAAGGGAAACGGAGTTTTAATGGCGATGCATAATGTGAATAAGTCTATTGAAAGCTTTGCAAGGGCTTGTTTTAATTATGCACTGGATAAGAAAATAGATCTTTGGTTCTCTACTAAGGATACTATTTCTAAGACGTATGATGCTAACTTTAAGGCTATATTTGATAGGATATATGAGACTACTTATAAAGAAAGATTTAAGAAAGCTGGTATAGTTTATTTTTATACTTTAATTGATGATGTAGTTGCCCGTATAGTAAAATCTCAGGGTGGTATGCTTTGGGCATGTAAAAATTATGATGGAGATGTTATGTCTGATTTAGTGGCTACTGCTTTTGGAAGCTTGGCTATGATGAAATCTGTATTAGTGTCACCAGATGGATATTTTGAATATGAGGCTGCTCATGGCACAGTACAGAAACATTATTATAAATACCTAAAGGGAGAGAAGACTTCTACTAACCCTATGGCTACTATTTTTGCATGGACTGGAGCACTTAGAAAACGTGGAGAACTTGATGAAATAGAGGAACTTGTAGCTTTTTCAGACAAACTAGAAAGGGCTTGTATTGAAACTATTGATAAAGGAATCATAACCAAGGATTTAGCGCTGCTTTCAGAAACAACTGATAAAAATATTGTAAATTCTGAAGAATGGCTACATTTAG
- a CDS encoding aconitate hydratase, with protein MSGTIAEKILKAHIIEGKAAVGEEVALKIDHTLTQDATGTMAYLQFEAIGIERVRTELSVSFVDHNMLQTDFRNADDHNYLKSVAQKYGIYFSRPGNGICHQLFLERFACPGKTLIGSDSHTPTAGGIGALAIGAGGMDVAAAMAGEVFRIKYPKIVGVRLTGKLPKWVSAKDVILELLRRVDVKGGVGKVFEYFGDGVKNLSVPDRATITNMGTETGCTTSIFPSDEVTRRFLKAQGREEQWTEIIADKDAQYDEIIEIDLEKVEPMVALPHSPGNVKKVSEVAGIKVDQVNIGSCTNSSLRDLLIVAKVLKDKTISDKLHLSISPGSRQVVEHLIESNDMKYLVKAGARVLENACGPCIGMGCAPCSEGVTVRTFNRNFKGRSGTKDAKAYLTSPETAVATALTGVLTDPRTLGEYPKIEMPSKFEVNDNMIVKPVSIEESKNINVVYGPNIKPLPDFYPLPDMLNGKVLIKLEDNITTDDIMPAGAKILPLRSNVPEISKHVFESKDSDFYNRALENNGGFIIAGDNYGQGSSREHAALAPKYLGVKAVIVKSFARIHMANLINFGIVPLTFKNPEDYKKVEAGDELKVTIGDLTGEVVLENITKNIDIPLTHTLSKLDAHILKLGGKLPWIKSKI; from the coding sequence ATGTCAGGAACTATTGCAGAAAAGATATTGAAGGCTCATATTATAGAAGGAAAAGCGGCAGTAGGGGAGGAGGTAGCTTTAAAAATCGATCATACCTTAACTCAAGATGCTACAGGAACTATGGCGTATTTACAGTTTGAAGCAATTGGAATAGAAAGGGTTAGAACAGAATTAAGTGTAAGTTTTGTAGATCATAACATGTTACAGACAGACTTTAGAAATGCAGATGATCACAATTATTTAAAGTCTGTTGCACAAAAATATGGTATTTATTTTTCTAGACCTGGGAATGGTATCTGTCATCAACTTTTCTTAGAAAGATTTGCTTGTCCAGGGAAAACTTTAATTGGCTCTGATAGTCACACACCTACTGCAGGAGGCATAGGAGCATTAGCTATAGGTGCAGGAGGCATGGACGTTGCCGCTGCCATGGCAGGAGAAGTTTTTAGAATAAAATATCCTAAAATTGTAGGAGTTAGATTAACTGGAAAACTTCCTAAGTGGGTTTCTGCAAAAGATGTAATCTTAGAACTCCTAAGACGTGTGGACGTAAAAGGGGGAGTGGGGAAGGTATTTGAATATTTTGGAGATGGTGTGAAAAATTTAAGTGTGCCTGATAGGGCTACAATTACTAATATGGGAACAGAAACAGGATGTACTACTAGCATTTTCCCAAGTGATGAAGTTACAAGAAGGTTTTTAAAAGCACAAGGAAGAGAAGAACAATGGACTGAAATTATAGCGGATAAAGATGCTCAATACGATGAAATAATAGAAATAGATTTAGAGAAAGTAGAGCCTATGGTTGCATTGCCACATAGCCCGGGAAATGTTAAGAAAGTATCTGAAGTGGCTGGCATAAAAGTAGATCAAGTAAATATAGGATCTTGTACTAATTCATCATTAAGAGATCTTTTAATTGTTGCAAAAGTGCTTAAGGATAAAACAATCTCTGATAAGCTTCATTTAAGCATTAGTCCTGGTTCAAGGCAAGTGGTAGAGCATTTGATTGAAAGTAATGATATGAAATATTTAGTTAAAGCAGGTGCAAGAGTATTAGAAAATGCATGTGGACCTTGTATTGGAATGGGATGTGCACCATGTTCTGAAGGAGTAACTGTGAGAACTTTTAATAGAAACTTTAAAGGCAGAAGTGGAACAAAAGATGCAAAAGCTTATTTAACAAGTCCTGAAACTGCTGTTGCTACAGCTTTAACTGGTGTTTTAACTGATCCACGAACCTTGGGAGAATATCCAAAAATTGAAATGCCAAGTAAATTTGAAGTTAATGATAATATGATAGTTAAGCCAGTGTCTATTGAAGAGTCAAAGAATATAAATGTGGTGTATGGTCCTAATATTAAGCCTTTACCTGACTTTTACCCTCTTCCTGATATGTTAAATGGGAAGGTACTTATAAAGTTAGAAGATAATATAACCACTGATGATATTATGCCTGCAGGAGCTAAAATACTACCGTTACGTAGTAATGTACCTGAAATATCAAAGCATGTTTTTGAGTCTAAAGATAGTGATTTTTATAATAGAGCTCTTGAAAATAATGGTGGATTTATTATAGCTGGTGATAATTATGGACAGGGTTCTAGTAGGGAACATGCGGCATTGGCTCCAAAATATTTAGGAGTTAAGGCAGTTATTGTAAAATCATTTGCTCGTATTCATATGGCTAATTTAATTAATTTTGGAATTGTACCTTTAACATTCAAAAATCCTGAGGATTATAAGAAAGTTGAAGCTGGGGATGAATTGAAGGTTACCATTGGAGATTTAACAGGAGAAGTAGTATTAGAAAATATTACAAAGAATATAGATATTCCATTGACACATACTCTTTCAAAATTAGATGCACACATTTTAAAACTAGGAGGAAAATTGCCTTGGATTAAAAGTAAAATTTAA
- a CDS encoding YhgE/Pip domain-containing protein: protein MKIGNKEISKKTTYTVIAISIIAIMFVPMLYSAIYLKAFWDPYGNLQKVPVAFVNLDKPVTKDGKRYNIGEEVLDNLKENKKVKWQFVNYDEANKGVNGTKYYAMIIIPEDFSKKVADAANGKFQKPEIIYSPNKGTNFIFSQVSSKAADTIKSEIASNLAKETTRELSNNLYEVKDSIKEASDGSGKLKDGLLELNDGGNKLLDGQNGVIDGLKQFKGKLSQSDTRIAELISGAQAVNSGAKQVSEGLGALNGKMPQLTDGVNKLNGGLLELNTNIPQINNGAIEISNGLSELNKQMPNLQYGSKKLNDGIKSVKYKVSEDSDGISKKLNYAGDGVEAVSKNINKAYDLIAQAQQDMANGNMDVAKAKIAGSKAILAGIKSKDISTNIAKPLKENADALKPLVGVLGQLEEGSTSMLVGTNKVGDAVDQLSIGAAKLSKGVRQVSWALNELSNGSNEVLAGQKKATEAVNNIFDGSVQVTDGTNKVAMGNIQLAKGIDEKQKQGIDGVNQLLDGSNKLKDGTSALSSGLKEASHGSKELNEGLSEGYDKMNTKLKFTPENMSEFISEPLTVDEKPVNDVKYYGEGLAPYFMSLSLWLGAMFVNIIITLAKFSEVLKNKLLRSFTGKAIIGSLMVAIQAIILSITLTKGLGMHSINNAYFYINNIFIAIVFFMIMYGLSYAIGGVATPIIFVALLLQLSSCAGTFPIETAPKFYEFIGRWLPMTYSVKMMRMIVSGMNKVLFEENVIAMIKFVCVFVIFGFFTGTIIKKIKNNHKEDIEDTQEVQVA, encoded by the coding sequence ATGAAGATAGGTAATAAGGAGATAAGTAAAAAAACTACATATACTGTAATAGCTATATCTATCATAGCTATAATGTTTGTGCCAATGCTTTATTCAGCTATTTACTTAAAGGCATTTTGGGATCCGTATGGTAACTTGCAAAAAGTACCTGTTGCTTTTGTAAATTTGGATAAACCTGTCACAAAAGATGGAAAAAGATACAATATAGGTGAGGAAGTATTAGATAATCTTAAGGAAAATAAAAAGGTGAAATGGCAATTTGTAAATTATGATGAAGCTAATAAAGGTGTAAATGGAACAAAGTATTATGCTATGATTATTATACCAGAGGATTTTTCTAAAAAGGTGGCTGATGCAGCTAATGGAAAGTTTCAGAAGCCAGAAATAATTTATAGCCCTAATAAAGGGACTAATTTCATATTTTCACAAGTTTCTTCTAAAGCAGCTGACACTATAAAAAGTGAAATAGCTTCAAATTTAGCTAAGGAAACTACCAGGGAATTATCTAATAATCTTTATGAAGTAAAAGATTCTATAAAAGAGGCTAGTGACGGTTCAGGAAAATTAAAAGATGGGCTTTTAGAACTTAATGATGGAGGAAATAAATTACTAGATGGGCAAAATGGAGTTATAGATGGATTAAAGCAGTTCAAAGGCAAATTGTCTCAATCAGATACAAGGATTGCTGAACTTATAAGTGGTGCCCAAGCTGTAAATAGTGGAGCAAAACAGGTTAGTGAGGGATTAGGTGCGTTAAATGGTAAGATGCCACAATTGACTGATGGTGTTAATAAGCTCAATGGAGGCTTATTAGAATTAAATACTAATATACCACAGATAAACAATGGAGCAATAGAAATAAGCAATGGATTATCTGAGCTAAACAAGCAGATGCCAAATTTACAATATGGATCTAAAAAATTGAATGATGGAATTAAGAGCGTAAAGTATAAAGTATCAGAAGACAGCGATGGTATTTCTAAAAAATTAAATTATGCTGGTGATGGTGTTGAAGCTGTTAGTAAAAATATAAATAAAGCTTATGATTTAATAGCACAGGCTCAACAGGATATGGCAAATGGGAATATGGATGTAGCTAAAGCAAAAATAGCTGGATCCAAAGCTATTTTAGCTGGAATTAAAAGTAAAGATATAAGCACTAATATAGCAAAACCGTTAAAAGAAAATGCAGATGCATTAAAACCTTTAGTTGGGGTTTTAGGGCAGTTAGAAGAAGGCTCAACTTCAATGTTAGTAGGTACAAATAAAGTTGGCGATGCAGTTGATCAACTTTCAATAGGAGCTGCTAAGTTGTCTAAGGGAGTTAGACAAGTATCCTGGGCTTTAAATGAACTTTCAAATGGATCTAATGAAGTTTTAGCTGGACAAAAGAAAGCAACAGAAGCTGTAAACAATATTTTTGATGGATCAGTACAAGTTACAGATGGAACAAATAAAGTAGCTATGGGTAATATACAGTTAGCTAAAGGAATAGATGAAAAACAAAAGCAAGGTATAGATGGAGTCAATCAGCTTTTAGATGGAAGTAATAAATTAAAGGATGGAACCTCTGCTTTAAGCAGCGGATTAAAAGAGGCAAGCCATGGAAGTAAAGAATTAAATGAGGGTTTAAGTGAAGGCTATGATAAGATGAATACAAAACTAAAATTTACTCCAGAGAATATGAGTGAGTTTATATCAGAACCATTAACTGTTGATGAAAAGCCAGTTAATGATGTTAAGTATTATGGAGAAGGATTAGCACCATACTTTATGTCACTTTCATTGTGGTTAGGAGCTATGTTTGTGAATATTATAATAACTCTAGCGAAGTTTTCAGAAGTTCTTAAGAATAAATTATTAAGAAGTTTTACAGGAAAAGCTATTATAGGTTCATTAATGGTAGCCATTCAAGCAATAATTTTAAGTATAACACTTACTAAGGGTTTAGGAATGCATTCAATAAATAACGCATATTTTTATATAAATAATATATTTATTGCTATTGTATTCTTTATGATTATGTATGGATTATCTTATGCTATAGGAGGAGTAGCAACTCCTATAATATTTGTAGCATTACTTTTACAATTATCATCTTGTGCAGGTACTTTCCCGATAGAAACAGCACCTAAATTCTATGAGTTTATAGGAAGATGGTTACCAATGACATATTCAGTTAAAATGATGAGAATGATAGTATCTGGTATGAATAAAGTTTTATTTGAAGAAAATGTAATTGCTATGATTAAATTTGTTTGTGTATTTGTTATTTTCGGTTTTTTTACGGGAACTATAATAAAGAAGATAAAAAATAACCATAAAGAGGATATTGAAGATACACAAGAGGTTCAGGTAGCTTAA
- a CDS encoding Crp/Fnr family transcriptional regulator, which produces MYEELFDCEKQQEMRNFFLNDFSNYGEKRSFRKNEQIIIREKRFIAVVTNGSVKRSFYNSNGDEKYLYYLKPGEIFGEEEYFEGVADCFINTAIQNTDISIIHSREVEKLLDFNADIYRFIIHSLVRKYRISMTQMVNICFNDSTQKVADTLIRLWTQSKEIGTNNEKIVINLTHQDIADIIGCSRITVTRTLKKFKQENIIISENRSIVIKDINRLKMYLTNNCNK; this is translated from the coding sequence ATGTATGAAGAATTATTTGATTGTGAAAAACAGCAAGAAATGAGAAATTTTTTCTTGAATGATTTTAGTAATTATGGGGAAAAAAGAAGTTTTCGCAAAAATGAGCAAATAATAATTAGGGAAAAGAGGTTTATAGCTGTAGTTACTAATGGTAGCGTGAAAAGAAGTTTTTATAATAGTAATGGAGATGAAAAATATCTTTATTATTTAAAACCGGGAGAAATCTTTGGAGAGGAAGAGTATTTTGAAGGTGTAGCTGATTGTTTTATAAATACAGCTATACAAAACACTGACATATCTATAATTCACTCAAGAGAAGTAGAAAAACTTTTAGATTTTAATGCTGACATATATAGATTCATAATTCATAGCTTAGTTAGGAAGTATAGAATATCAATGACTCAAATGGTAAATATATGTTTTAATGATTCTACACAAAAGGTAGCAGATACTTTAATAAGATTATGGACTCAGTCAAAAGAAATAGGAACTAATAATGAAAAAATAGTAATAAATTTAACTCACCAAGATATTGCAGATATAATAGGATGTTCAAGAATTACAGTTACCAGAACTCTGAAGAAGTTTAAACAAGAAAACATAATAATTTCAGAAAATAGGAGTATAGTAATAAAGGATATAAATAGATTAAAAATGTATTTAACTAATAATTGTAATAAATAA
- a CDS encoding gamma-glutamylcyclotransferase family protein: MLETKVNMEVEEVKNVFVYGSLMNNFFNYERYLRDIILDRKKARVKGKLYHLAKRGYPALVDGKDFVYGELISFKNFKENLKILDKMEGYIRENDSSNEYNRILTDVEVLEGESARIQKAYVYKYNDKNNKIDKNDIYVHHGDWRKFMIQYIS; the protein is encoded by the coding sequence ATGTTAGAAACTAAAGTTAATATGGAAGTTGAAGAAGTAAAGAATGTATTTGTTTATGGAAGTTTAATGAATAATTTTTTTAACTATGAAAGATATCTAAGAGATATAATATTAGATAGAAAAAAAGCTAGAGTTAAAGGTAAACTTTATCATTTAGCAAAACGAGGATATCCAGCTTTAGTAGATGGAAAAGATTTTGTATACGGTGAGCTTATAAGTTTTAAAAATTTTAAGGAAAACCTTAAAATATTAGATAAAATGGAGGGATATATAAGGGAAAACGATTCTAGCAACGAATACAATAGAATATTAACGGATGTAGAAGTTTTGGAAGGTGAATCAGCGAGGATTCAAAAAGCCTATGTGTATAAGTATAATGATAAAAATAATAAAATAGATAAAAATGATATATATGTGCATCATGGAGATTGGAGAAAATTTATGATACAATATATTAGTTAA
- the pcp gene encoding pyroglutamyl-peptidase I, which translates to MKKVLVTGFDPFGGESINPALEAVKKLPEEINGAKIVKVEIPTVFKKSVRKLAEAIKAEQPDMVVCVGQAGGRYDITIERVAINMDDARIPDNEGNSIIDEKIFNDGENAYFASIPIKAMVKKIQEGGIPASVSNTAGTFVCNHIMYGLLYHLDKEFKNTIGGFIHVPFIPEQVVDKRNMPSMALESITKGLKLAIEAAIETKEDIKETGGKVC; encoded by the coding sequence ATGAAAAAAGTATTGGTTACAGGATTTGATCCCTTTGGAGGAGAAAGCATAAATCCAGCTCTTGAAGCTGTTAAAAAACTCCCAGAAGAAATAAACGGAGCTAAGATTGTTAAAGTAGAGATTCCTACAGTATTTAAAAAATCTGTAAGAAAGCTTGCAGAAGCTATAAAAGCAGAACAACCTGATATGGTGGTATGTGTAGGACAAGCAGGGGGAAGATACGATATTACTATAGAAAGAGTTGCAATAAATATGGATGATGCTAGGATACCAGATAATGAAGGAAATAGTATCATAGATGAAAAAATATTTAATGATGGAGAAAATGCATATTTTGCAAGCATTCCAATAAAAGCTATGGTTAAAAAGATACAGGAAGGTGGTATTCCAGCTTCAGTTTCTAATACTGCAGGAACTTTTGTATGTAATCACATAATGTATGGACTTTTATACCATTTAGATAAAGAATTTAAGAATACTATTGGAGGATTTATACATGTTCCATTTATACCAGAACAAGTAGTAGACAAGAGAAATATGCCTTCTATGGCGTTGGAAAGTATAACTAAAGGATTAAAGTTAGCTATAGAAGCAGCTATTGAAACTAAAGAAGATATTAAAGAGACTGGTGGTAAAGTATGTTAG
- a CDS encoding DUF979 domain-containing protein, with the protein MLKASLTEIMYVLCGMVCFYTSYMTLKDKENNSKISTALFWLILGFIFTFSKIGLIWGNEKIGVNPTIIGYLILVLCALSALKVVKPGKYQQSTQEFKDKMANKIGNAIFIPAVALALITFLVAQLFKESLGSLVALGIGTLLATILAIVITKGKPKEMVEDGRRLFQMVGPVNILPQLLAALGSVFASAGVGKVIADGISGIIPQGNILAGVVAYCVGMALFTMIMGNGFAAFAVITAGVGVPFVIAQGGNPVVVSALGLTAGFCGTLLTPMAANFNIVPTAILEIKDRKYGVIKYQAPVAILMLIIHILLMYFWAF; encoded by the coding sequence ATGCTTAAAGCATCTTTAACTGAAATAATGTATGTTTTGTGTGGCATGGTATGTTTTTATACAAGTTATATGACTTTAAAAGATAAAGAGAATAATTCTAAGATATCTACAGCTCTGTTCTGGCTTATACTTGGATTTATATTCACTTTCAGCAAAATAGGATTAATATGGGGAAATGAGAAGATAGGAGTAAACCCTACTATAATAGGATATTTAATTTTAGTACTTTGTGCATTGTCAGCACTTAAAGTTGTTAAGCCTGGAAAGTATCAACAGTCAACTCAAGAATTTAAAGATAAAATGGCTAATAAAATAGGTAATGCTATATTTATACCAGCAGTAGCTTTAGCACTAATTACTTTTTTGGTAGCACAACTATTTAAAGAATCTTTAGGTTCCCTAGTAGCTTTGGGAATAGGTACATTATTGGCTACTATACTTGCAATAGTAATAACAAAAGGAAAACCAAAAGAAATGGTGGAAGATGGAAGAAGATTATTCCAAATGGTTGGTCCTGTTAATATTTTACCGCAACTTCTTGCAGCATTAGGTTCAGTTTTTGCTAGTGCAGGGGTTGGAAAGGTAATTGCTGATGGCATAAGTGGAATTATACCACAAGGAAATATACTTGCAGGAGTAGTGGCTTATTGCGTAGGCATGGCACTATTTACTATGATAATGGGTAATGGATTTGCAGCTTTTGCAGTTATTACTGCGGGGGTAGGAGTTCCTTTTGTTATAGCTCAGGGAGGAAACCCTGTTGTAGTTTCCGCTTTGGGGTTAACAGCAGGATTCTGTGGAACTCTTTTGACACCAATGGCAGCTAATTTTAATATAGTTCCAACAGCTATTTTAGAAATTAAAGATAGGAAATATGGAGTTATAAAATATCAAGCCCCAGTGGCTATATTAATGTTAATTATACACATATTACTTATGTATTTTTGGGCATTTTAA
- a CDS encoding DUF969 domain-containing protein — translation MIKLIGILIIVIGFIIKLDTLAVVVIAGIATGLVSGMSFNDIMKILGEAFVTNRYMSLFIISLPVIGLLERYGLKERAAYLIGKIKTATVGKLTSIYLIIRTISAVFSLRIGGHVQFIRPLILPMAQGAAENRYEDFDEEGKEVVKGLEGSVENYGNFFGQNGFVASGGVLLIVGVLKELNYKVEAIDVAKASLPIAVIIMIVGTIQFLYYDKKFDKKYKKKAKQNTESGGDINA, via the coding sequence ATGATAAAGTTAATAGGAATTTTAATTATTGTAATAGGTTTTATAATCAAATTGGATACTTTGGCAGTAGTTGTTATTGCCGGTATTGCCACAGGCCTTGTTTCTGGAATGTCCTTCAATGATATAATGAAAATTTTGGGAGAGGCTTTTGTAACTAATAGATATATGTCATTATTTATTATTTCACTTCCAGTTATAGGTCTATTAGAAAGATATGGTTTGAAGGAAAGAGCTGCATATCTCATAGGAAAGATAAAGACAGCTACAGTTGGAAAACTTACTTCTATATATCTTATAATAAGAACAATTTCAGCTGTTTTTAGTTTAAGAATAGGTGGACATGTTCAATTTATAAGACCTTTAATACTTCCAATGGCTCAAGGTGCTGCTGAAAATCGATATGAAGATTTTGATGAAGAAGGAAAAGAAGTGGTTAAGGGATTAGAAGGATCAGTTGAGAATTATGGAAACTTTTTTGGTCAGAATGGTTTTGTGGCATCTGGTGGAGTACTATTGATTGTTGGGGTACTTAAGGAATTGAATTATAAGGTAGAAGCTATTGATGTGGCAAAGGCTTCCTTACCAATTGCTGTAATAATAATGATAGTGGGAACAATTCAATTCTTATATTATGATAAAAAGTTTGACAAGAAATATAAAAAGAAAGCTAAACAAAATACAGAGTCAGGAGGGGATATAAATGCTTAA
- a CDS encoding flavodoxin domain-containing protein — protein MNNKIVVIYKSKYGSSKKYAQWIAEEVKGDLFDASEIKVEMLKEYDTIVYGGGLYASGISGISLITKNFDIIKDKKIIVYTVGLASTDKKEVFAPIIEKNFPKEIIDNIKFFHFRGGIDYKKLSLVHKAMMAMLKKVVSKKPEDKLTDDDKELLATYGDKVDFTDRSAIVTLVNYIL, from the coding sequence ATGAATAATAAAATAGTAGTAATATACAAATCAAAATATGGCAGTAGTAAAAAATATGCTCAGTGGATAGCCGAGGAGGTAAAGGGAGACTTATTTGATGCTTCAGAAATAAAGGTAGAAATGTTAAAGGAATATGACACTATTGTTTACGGTGGAGGACTTTATGCTAGTGGCATTTCAGGTATATCACTTATAACTAAAAACTTTGATATTATAAAGGATAAAAAAATAATAGTTTACACAGTGGGACTTGCTTCTACGGATAAAAAAGAAGTTTTCGCCCCAATTATAGAAAAGAATTTCCCTAAAGAAATTATAGATAATATAAAGTTTTTTCATTTTCGCGGTGGAATAGATTACAAAAAGCTAAGCTTAGTACACAAAGCTATGATGGCAATGCTAAAAAAAGTAGTATCTAAAAAACCTGAAGATAAGTTAACAGATGATGATAAAGAGTTATTAGCTACCTATGGAGATAAAGTTGATTTTACAGATAGAAGTGCAATAGTGACTCTAGTTAATTATATATTGTAG
- a CDS encoding MerR family transcriptional regulator: MLRIGDFSKLSRISIRMLRHYDEIGLLIPESIDDFTGYRYYSEAQLPLAGRINALKDMGFSLASVSEILKSYDNPEALKKYLLFKKTEVREQAEETNRRLILIETAIKRLGKGDKVMNYNVTLKELTERYVASVRKIIPSYEQEGMLWHTLVTETMPLNIKDGEPCYTLAIFHDGEYKEKDVDVEVQKSVKGKYKNTKNVVFKTMPPVQIASATYKGSYDKIGEVNQVVANWVSDNGYEFNGLAFNIYHVSPHETQNPEEWVTEVCYPVRKK; this comes from the coding sequence ATGTTAAGAATAGGTGATTTTTCAAAATTATCAAGAATTAGCATACGAATGCTGCGCCATTATGATGAGATTGGTTTGCTTATCCCCGAAAGTATAGATGATTTTACAGGTTATAGGTATTATAGTGAGGCGCAACTGCCTCTTGCAGGGCGTATCAACGCACTGAAAGATATGGGGTTTAGTCTGGCATCTGTTTCTGAAATACTGAAGAGCTATGATAATCCAGAGGCTCTAAAGAAATATTTATTGTTTAAGAAGACAGAAGTTCGAGAACAGGCGGAGGAAACCAATAGGCGTTTAATACTCATTGAAACTGCTATTAAAAGACTTGGAAAGGGTGATAAGGTTATGAATTATAATGTAACTTTAAAAGAATTGACAGAAAGATATGTGGCAAGTGTACGTAAAATAATTCCTTCTTACGAACAGGAGGGTATGCTATGGCATACATTAGTGACAGAAACTATGCCACTTAATATTAAGGATGGAGAACCTTGCTATACACTTGCTATTTTCCATGATGGAGAATACAAGGAAAAGGATGTGGATGTAGAGGTTCAGAAATCTGTAAAGGGAAAATATAAAAACACAAAAAATGTAGTGTTTAAAACAATGCCTCCTGTTCAAATTGCATCAGCTACTTATAAAGGTAGTTATGATAAAATTGGTGAAGTTAATCAGGTAGTTGCAAATTGGGTAAGTGATAATGGTTATGAGTTTAATGGTTTAGCCTTTAATATCTATCATGTAAGTCCTCATGAAACACAAAATCCTGAAGAATGGGTAACAGAAGTATGTTATCCTGTAAGAAAGAAATAA